ATCCTCGTTTAGTGGAATGTTGATGGTTTTATTATTAATGATCTCCTCTGCATCGGAAGCCCAGGATAAATGGATCTTTTTAATTATAGCCATATCAGGAATGTTATTATCCTGGATCATGGTGCATACTATTTTTACCTTTCACTATGCACATTTATATTACGACGATATTAATAAGGATAATAAAAAAGTTGCGGAAGGATTAAATTTTCCCGAAACAAAAGAACCTGATTATATTGATTTTGCTTATTTTTCTTTTGTTATTGGGTGTACTTTTCAGGTTTCAGATGTTGTTATTACATCTCCAAAAATGAGGAGAATTGTTTTGTTGCATGGTTTACTTGCATTTGGGCTGAATACTTTTGTTGTAGCACTTACCATAAATTTAGTTGCCGGATTAGGAAAATAAAAGTATTTGGTAATTTGGTAAGTGGATAATTTGGTAAATGTATAACCCGAAAAATTAAACCCATTTCTCGGAGCGAGATCGCCATTTGCTAATTTGCTAATCTTGTTTACCTTCCATGAAAAGAAAAACCCATCCCCTAGAAATATTTTCAATTGGAGGATGGGTTCATTTGATAATTTGCTAATCAACTGTTTTCAGTACAGTACATATTTAAATTATAATGGAATATTAATAACCCCTATATTGGTAACATTACCTGTCTGCACATTTACATCAGATACAGTAATTTCGGTATATCCAGCAACCGGTGAAAATGTTACATCATAATTTCCCGCCGGTACTCCACTAATTAAAAATGATCCATCATCCGCGATCAATGTTCCAATAGTATCCGTTGGAGTAGTAGCCATTACATAAAATGCCGCATCAAAAGGATTTATAGTTCCGGATATTGCACCGGTTTCCGCCTGAGTATAAACGTGGATTACCGGTTTGAGTGAATAATCTCCGTTACCTTTTTCTACTATCGATTGTTCTGCATCAAAATCCATCCATAATTCATAGGCAATTCCTGCTTCGAAAGTATAATGCACATTTAATTTTAAACCTGATGTTTCAGCAGATGGAGTTGCTAAGTCATGTATTACACCGTCAACAACAACACTATTATTATCCCCTAAAATCAACCTTATTTGAGAAATGGTTTGTGGGGCAATATCTTCATCAATGATGAGTGTATCAATTCCTGAATTAAATTTTAAAAGATCATAAATACCGGGATTAATAACATTTAAGGTCCTCCAACCATCCGCATCCGAATGTATTTCCACTGATTGAACATCAATATAAACCGCATCATATTCGGCAGGAGCATCCGTAAGATATATTTTTAATTGTGAAGTATCTCCATTGTTATTTCCGCCATCTTCCTTACATGATATTAATAGTGTTAAAACCAAGGCAAATATGCCCGAGGAAATGATAAACTTTCTCATACTGCAAATTTTATCAATAATGGTTCAAATAGTGTTCCATTACTCCAAAGTCTTGCTCACCAGCTATTATCTCCCAAAGAAAAATTGAAGATCACCGGGATTTGGGGAAAATTCGCACAGTTGTACATACACATTTTTTAATTTGTTAAGTGCTTAATTTGATAATTGTACAACCCCGAAAATTAAACACATAGCTCGAAGCGAGATCCCCATTTGCTAATTTGCTAATTAGCTAATTTGCTAATCATTTTCATTTTTGTTTGATCAAACTGTAATTAAAAAACCCAACTATCATTATCGATAATTGGGTTTATTCGTAGCGTGAGGGAGACTCGAACTCTCGACCTCAGCATTATGAGTGCTGCGCTCTAACCGGCTGAGCTACCACGCCATTGTTTTAAGTGAAAAAAACCAAAATTTCAATCACTTCGGGCGGCAAAGATAATAATTTGTGAATTTAAATGAAAGAATGGGGATAATACTTTAGCATATTTTAAAAAAGAGCAGTTACCGGAATCTCCGATAAGCTGTAAAATTCCTTTGGTCGAATGCCTTTATCTGTCATTTGCAGGGTGCAACATTCGTTAACGGCATCATGCTCAAAGAACAGGATATATTTTTTGTCATTAGCCTCCTTTAAAAAGCTCTCCTTTTCTTTAATCGAAACCAGTGGGCGAATATCGTAGCCCATAACGTAAGGGATAGGAATATGTGCATAGGATGGCAAAAGATCGGCGCAATACACAATGGTTTTATCCCTGAATTTAATTACCGGTAACATCATCGCTTCCGTATGTCCGTAGGTCCAGATGGTAGAAAAACCCGGAAATAATTCTTCGTGTTCCTCAATAAAATGAAGCACACCATGTTGTTGCAACGGTAAAATATTTTCCTTTAAAAAAGACGCTTTTTCACGTGAATTAGGATTTGTAGCCCAATTCCATTGTTTTTCATTGCTCCAATAGCGCGCATTTGGATATGCCGGAACCAGTTTGCCTCTATCATCTTTTTTAACAGCGCCACCACAGTGATCAAAATGTAAATGGGTTAAAAAAACATCCGTAATATCTTCGGGTAAAATGCCATTTTCTTTTAAATTACTATTTAGGGTAAAATCACCATGAGGTTCGTAATGACTGAAAAATTTTTCATCCTGTTTAGTTCCCATACCGCAATCGATCAACACAACTTTTCCGGAAGCAACTACTACCAGATTGCGCATTGCCCAGGTGCATAAATTGTTTTCATCAGCAGGAATTAACTTATTCCAGATCTTTTTTGGCACCACGCCAAACATGGCACCACCATCTAATTTAAACATTCCAGAGTTTACCGATATGAGTTGCATAGGGCTAAAGTAATTAATTATTTGCTAATGCGTAATTTTCCAGCAGTTTCCTGATCAAATAAAACATTACATATCCGGGCAATCCCCGAAATCCATATTAATCCGTGATTCCAATGTTGTGGCTTCCCGAAGACCTCTCCATTGTGCAGCAGTTTCCTAATCAATTAAAACATTACAAATCCGCGCAATCCGCGAAATCCATAATAATCCGCGATTCCAATGTTGTGGATTCGCGCAATGTTTGCATGCTAAATCAACCTCTCACGAAGTGCAGCCATTTTGAGAGCTGTAACTGCTGACTCATCCCCCTTATTTCCATATTTGCCACCAGAGCGATCTAATGCCTGTTGTTCATCATTTGTAGTGAGCACACCGAAAATAACCGGTGTGGAATAATCAATACTTAAATTCATAATGCCATGCGCTACTGCAGCAGCAATATAATGATCGTGTGTAGTTTCCCCTTTAATGATGCAACCTAAACAAATAATTGCATCCAATTCCTGCGATTCCAATAATAATTGAGCAGCCTGAGGTAATTCAAAACTGCCCGGAACATACACCGTAATAATATTTTCCGACTTTGTATTATATTTTAATAATGAGGCGTGACAACCCTGATATAATTTTTCGGTGATCACAGAATTCCATTCAGAAACAACAATTCCGAAACGAAATTTTTCGCCAGAGGGAACTGTTTCTTCACGAATATGTGAAAGATTCTGATGTTTAGAGCCCATTATTATTTATTCACCAAGTTTGGTTTCAGCATATGAAATATCGCTGTCGATATTCATTCCTTCCGGTGAAAGTGGATAGAGTTGTTTTATTTTTCTATACATTTCCAAAGCACCTTTTAAATCATTTTCCTCCGACATAAGATCGCCGGCGAATTTATAATATAAAGGACTTTGCAGATTATTATCCGCCGATTCTCCGGCTTTAATATATAGATCAATTGCTTTTTTATATTCTTTTTTATCGGCATACATATGACCTAATAATTCATACGTTTTTCCTGCAATTTCGTCGGTGCCTGGTTTGTAGGCTTCCAGTTGTTTTATTGCATTGTCAATATCGTTATTTTTCATATAACAAACACCTGCATAATAATGAGCAAGATTTCCTGTAGGAGTATTACCATACTGATCAATTATACTCAAAAATCCCATTGTAGCACCATCGCCATTTAATGCGAGGTCGATGGAATCTTTCATAAAATAATTCTGTGCTCCGGAAATTGTATTCTGTGCATCAGCTACACGCGGCTCCATGTATAATTTTTTATAACCGAAATATCCGCCTATTCCAACAACAATAATGGCAAGTACACCAATTATCATATTGCGGTTCTTCATGAAGAAGTCTTCCACATTTAAATAGGTTCCCTTTTCTTCTGCGGGAGTTTCTTCAGTTATTTTTTTAATTTCTGCCATAACGTATTTTATAAATTAG
The genomic region above belongs to Bacteroidota bacterium and contains:
- a CDS encoding 6,7-dimethyl-8-ribityllumazine synthase → MGSKHQNLSHIREETVPSGEKFRFGIVVSEWNSVITEKLYQGCHASLLKYNTKSENIITVYVPGSFELPQAAQLLLESQELDAIICLGCIIKGETTHDHYIAAAVAHGIMNLSIDYSTPVIFGVLTTNDEQQALDRSGGKYGNKGDESAVTALKMAALRERLI
- a CDS encoding DUF4382 domain-containing protein yields the protein MRKFIISSGIFALVLTLLISCKEDGGNNNGDTSQLKIYLTDAPAEYDAVYIDVQSVEIHSDADGWRTLNVINPGIYDLLKFNSGIDTLIIDEDIAPQTISQIRLILGDNNSVVVDGVIHDLATPSAETSGLKLNVHYTFEAGIAYELWMDFDAEQSIVEKGNGDYSLKPVIHVYTQAETGAISGTINPFDAAFYVMATTPTDTIGTLIADDGSFLISGVPAGNYDVTFSPVAGYTEITVSDVNVQTGNVTNIGVINIPL
- a CDS encoding DUF1345 domain-containing protein; protein product: MLPIHRLIVSLVIAIITFFLFAKGTDQLMRFMFCWIVFSAAYLIISWIILINRKVKDIRVHANLDDGSKSFVFIMILLSSFSGMLMVLLLMISSASEAQDKWIFLIIAISGMLLSWIMVHTIFTFHYAHLYYDDINKDNKKVAEGLNFPETKEPDYIDFAYFSFVIGCTFQVSDVVITSPKMRRIVLLHGLLAFGLNTFVVALTINLVAGLGK
- a CDS encoding tetratricopeptide repeat protein, translating into MAEIKKITEETPAEEKGTYLNVEDFFMKNRNMIIGVLAIIVVGIGGYFGYKKLYMEPRVADAQNTISGAQNYFMKDSIDLALNGDGATMGFLSIIDQYGNTPTGNLAHYYAGVCYMKNNDIDNAIKQLEAYKPGTDEIAGKTYELLGHMYADKKEYKKAIDLYIKAGESADNNLQSPLYYKFAGDLMSEENDLKGALEMYRKIKQLYPLSPEGMNIDSDISYAETKLGE
- a CDS encoding MBL fold metallo-hydrolase, whose product is MQLISVNSGMFKLDGGAMFGVVPKKIWNKLIPADENNLCTWAMRNLVVVASGKVVLIDCGMGTKQDEKFFSHYEPHGDFTLNSNLKENGILPEDITDVFLTHLHFDHCGGAVKKDDRGKLVPAYPNARYWSNEKQWNWATNPNSREKASFLKENILPLQQHGVLHFIEEHEELFPGFSTIWTYGHTEAMMLPVIKFRDKTIVYCADLLPSYAHIPIPYVMGYDIRPLVSIKEKESFLKEANDKKYILFFEHDAVNECCTLQMTDKGIRPKEFYSLSEIPVTALF